From Hermetia illucens chromosome 6, iHerIll2.2.curated.20191125, whole genome shotgun sequence, one genomic window encodes:
- the LOC119659636 gene encoding GPI transamidase component PIG-S-like isoform X1 — MEKGKGKRSAADANEKWQIYASLAFIIVVIVIGVPMWWKTTEVYRVSLAYSAIRNLKATSIRISCRIGIYTSDPARSSLLVQELKSQFENEGYFNIKFEQITNVPEADTARTPVALETLIKKKFTLNPGDFLFFEWSKLKDDILLTTERSALINSETSAAQIAVLLKGSLLQTSKINSLINGDERLGYQSTPPHPKYDVLISVINPRPDLMDFHWDVKVSAEMYLGSYLNHLQNLSEYTLKTQWRFQVPFEFQPKQIRDTSLLGRHYAVTEDALPHIITSIEKNLGSGITDNPCINLVIYIPPCDIAPLHIYKNSGEKSSHNNIDAFISEKWGSVVIHNPPAQLCKVANEHGTKIHFDIKSRDVMQIFLAHLMILTDTTVKVNMPGVKMTEIDEIAPKSWEYDIYVRNTCVKYLTTTIHTLQSLVQLLGDISYIVINDEVGKAINDAYVKIGIAEEYLKENNLHLATEYARMAFVASEQAFFDASLLAQLYFPDEQKYAIYIPLFLPIMVPVISSLAMIKKYFFGKKDNDIKLKVN; from the exons ATGGAGAAGGGGAAAGGGAAACGCTCTGCTGCCGATGCCAATG aaaaatggCAAATTTATGCATCCTTGGCATTTATCATTGTTGTAATTGTAATCGGTGTCCCGATGTGGTGGAAAACGACAGAAGTTTATAG GGTCAGCCTTGCCTATTCGGCAATAAGAAACTTGAAGGCGACATCAATTCGTATATCATGCCGGATTGGAATTTACACTTCCGATCCAGCACGCTCTTCGTTATTAGTGCAGGAACTGAAAAGCCAATTCGAGAATgaag GATATTTCAATATTAAGTTTGAACAAATCACGAATGTACCTGAAGCTGACACCGCAAGAACCCCTGTTGCACTCGAGACATTAATTAAGAAAAAATTCACATTGAATCCGGGAGATTTTCTATTTTTCGAGTGGTCGAAATTGAAAGATGACATTCTTTTGACCACTGAGCGTTCAGCATTAATAAACTCAGAAACAA GTGCAGCACAAATTGCAGTATTGCTGAAAGGGAGTTTGCTGCAGACGAGTAAAATTAATTCGCTTATAAATGGAGACGAACGCCTAGGATACCAATCTACACCGCCACATCCGAAATACGATGTCCTGATTTCTGTTATCAACCCACGACCGGATTTGATGGATTTTCATTGGGATGTTAAAGTGTCAGCTGAAA TGTATTTGGGGTCATATTTAAATCACCTGCAAAATTTATCTGAGTATACTCTTAAGACGCAATGGCGGTTCCAAGTACCTTTCGAATTTCAGCCTAAACAA ATACGGGACACTTCCCTATTAGGGCGTCATTATGCTGTTACTGAAGACGCTCTTCCACATATAATAACTTCAATAGAGAAGAACCTCGGCAGTGGTATCACTGATAATCCGTGCATCAATCTAGTCATTTACATTCCTCCATGTGATATTGCACCATTGCATATTTATAAAAACTCAGGTGAAAAATCCAGTCACAACAACATTGATGCATTCATTTCGGAAAAATGGGGTAGCGTCGTTATCCATAATCCGCCAGCGCAGCTATGCAAAGTCGCCAATGAACATGGAACGAAAATTCATTTCGATATAAAATCACGAGATGTAATGCAAATCTTCCTTGCACATTTGATGATACTAACGGACACTACCGTGAAG GTGAATATGCCTGGCGTTAAGATGACAGAAATCGATGAAATTGCTCCAAAGTCATGGGAGTATGATATTTACGTACGTAACACCTGTGTCAAGTATCTGACGACAACAATCCACACACTGCAGTCGCTTGTTCAGCTTTTGG GTGATATTAGCTACATTGTAATCAACGATGAAGTGGGTAAAGCTATTAATGATGCATACGTGAAAATTGGAATTGCGGAAGagtatttgaaagaaaataacCTACACTTGGCAACAGAATATGCAAGGATGGCATTTGTTGCATCGGAACAGGCATTTTTCGATGCTAGTCTTTTAGCGCAGCTGTATTTTCCAGATGAGCAAAA GTATGCAATCTACATTCCTCTTTTCCTGCCAATAATGGTGCCAGTGATCTCGTCTCTGGCaatgataaaaaaatatttcttcggcAAGAAAGACAACGACAttaaattgaaagtaaattaG
- the LOC119659636 gene encoding prolyl 3-hydroxylase sudestada1-like isoform X2, with the protein MEKGKGKRSAADANGKRTASNDEHEAGPSPKLLKPTEPSTSKVNIKLNHEYLGENFIEPFRKSWDKDLEFTTDTKKVQLLTQPFKVCAMQDFLEDGSAIKDIIDDMLKVKWSRKQMDLYELFQSVDLSSIELPVLQTFMEYMKTTVMPWMERLSGIKLKHVSASCSMYNCGDYLLLHDDLVSDRQIAFVYYMSPWEGVETWKDDMGGALELFNTDKDGYPNFPTARKFNPRNNQLIFFKVGAKSFHQVAEVTTLDYPRLTINGWFHGDENSESSRVLPVNFPDKFVAPVDVECCLEQFVNENYLRDEVKANIQSQIEDESEISLTGFLLPDVYQQITRDIESIDSSEWVTKKPANGQYYEVLDLGKLTGSLQAFVEFLSSKVMFQLLHEYTELDLAGLKSTEPKVTIEIQKWNKGCYTILTDNSSNSKNMLDVILYINASENVGVINYIAQDGEDEDDVGIIYGEDNNYKDQNPVLLTLTPMDNTLNIIYRTEGTSRFTKYVSKRNKVEKDTFIIVCSYVE; encoded by the exons ATGGAGAAGGGGAAAGGGAAACGCTCTGCTGCCGATGCCAATG GTAAACGGACGGCTAGTAACGACGAACATGAGGCAGGACCTTCACCAAAACTCCTCAAGCCCACAGAGCCGTCTACATCGAAAGTTAACATAAAACTCAATCACGAATACTTAGGTGAAAATTTCATCGAACCATTCAGAAAATCATGGGACAAGGATCTTGAATTTACAACGGACACAAAGAAAGTACAACTGCTAACACAGCCATTCAAAGTATGTGCCATGCAAGATTTTCTAGAAGATGGATCAGCAATCAAAGACATCATTGACGATATGTTGAAGGTGAAATGGTCTAGAAAGCAAATGGATTTATATGAATTGTTTCAATCAGTGGATTTATCATCGATTGAGTTGCCAGTTCTGCAGACATTCATGGAATATATGAAAACAACTGTCATGCCTTGGATGGAGAGGTTGAGCGGGATTAAATTAAAGCATGTGTCCGCCTCATGTTCGATGTATAATTGTGGGGACTATCTTCTGCTGCATGATGATTTGGTGTCGGATAGGCAAATTGCATTTGTATATTACATGTCCCCATGGGAGGGGGTGGAGACATGGAAAGATGATATGGGAGGAGCTCTGGAGTTGTTCAATACGGACAAGGACGGTTATCCCAATTTCCCAACAGCACGAAAATTCAATCCCAGAAATAATCAACTGATATTCTTCAAAGTTGGGGCTAAATCCTTTCATCAGGTGGCAGAAGTGACAACATTAGACTATCCTCGGCTTACAATCAATGGTTGGTTCCATGGTGACGAGAATTCAGAAAGTAGTCGAGTTTTACCAGTGAATTTCCCTGACAAGTTTGTTGCTCCCGTAGATGTGGAATGTTGTTTGGAACAATTTGTTAATGAAAACTATCTGCGAGATGAAGTGAAAGCTAACATTCAAAGTCAGATTGAGGATGAATCTGAGATTAGTTTGACCGGCTTTCTGTTACCAGACGTGTATCAACAAATTACCAGAGACATAGAGTCGATCGATAGTAGTGAATGGGTAACAAAAAAGCCTGCAAATGGTCAATATTACGAAGTATTGGATTTGGGCAAACTGACCGGCTCGCTGCAAGCGTTCGTTGAGTTTTTAAGTTCGAAAGTTATGTTCCAACTTCTTCATGAGTACACGGAGTTAGATCTAGCTGGTCTTAAGTCGACTGAACCGAAAGTtacaattgaaattcaaaaatggaacaaaGGTTGCTACACAATTCTTACTGACAATTCGTCGAATTCGAAAAATATGCTTGACGTAATTCTGTATATAAATGCGTCGGAAAATGTAGGAGTTATTAATTACATTGCGCAAGATGGTGAAGACGAAGATGATGTTGGAATTATATATGGCGAGGATAACAATTATAAAGACCAAAATCCAGTTTTATTGACGCTGACACCTATGGATAATACATTGAACATAATTTACCGCACCGAAGGGACATCACGTTTTACTAAATATGTGTCGAAACGTAATAAAGTGGAAAAGGACACTTTTATCATTGTATGTAGTTATGTTGAGTGA